From Thermus neutrinimicus, the proteins below share one genomic window:
- a CDS encoding molybdopterin-dependent oxidoreductase, which produces MQRREFLKLSTLAAGALALRGSGPAKALKTPWYRGEVRSVYQICEGCFWRCGIVAHAVGNRVYKVEGYEANPKSRGRLCPRGQGMPQTTYDPDRLKRPLIRVEGSRRGEGKYRVATWEEALDHVAERMLKIKEEYGPEAIAFFGHGTGDSWFVDFLPAAWGSPNAAKPSVAICTAPREVASQWIFGRPIGGHEPIDWENARYIVLIGHHIGEDTHNTQLQDFALALKRGAKVVVVDPRFSTAAAKAHLWLPIKPGTDTALLLAWIHVLIYEDLYDKEYVAKYTTGFEELQAHVRDFTPEWAEKHTEIPAETIRQVAREMAAHKPQAVLPPTRHTVWYGDDTYRMMALYYVNVLLGNYGRKGGFYIAQNPYLEKYPTPPLPLEPAAGGCSGPAGGDHEPEGFRPRADKGKFFARTTAIQELIEPMITGEPYPIKGLIAYGINLFHSIPNVPRTKEALRNLDLYVAIDVLPQEHVMWADVILPEATYLERYDDLVAVAHKTPFIQLRVPAHEPLFDTKPGWWIARELGIRLGLGEFFPWQTIEEYLDTRLQSIGLDLETLKGMGTLVQKGKPWLEDWEKEGRLPFGTASGKIELYCQAFKAAGHPPLPVFTPPEEPPPGFYRLLYGRSPVHTFARTQNNWVLMEMDPENEVWIHREEAQKLGLKDGDYVVLENQDGVREGPVRLKATERIRKDCVYLVHGFGHKAPLMRVAHGRGASDNYLQTRYKLDPISGGAGLRINFVRLEKAEKPRLPSLSSLAKRPFDERRM; this is translated from the coding sequence ATGCAAAGACGGGAGTTTCTCAAGCTTAGCACCCTGGCCGCAGGTGCCCTGGCCCTAAGGGGCAGTGGCCCCGCCAAGGCCCTTAAGACCCCTTGGTACCGGGGAGAGGTACGAAGCGTTTACCAGATCTGCGAAGGGTGCTTCTGGCGGTGCGGGATCGTGGCCCACGCGGTGGGCAACCGGGTCTACAAGGTGGAAGGCTACGAGGCCAATCCCAAAAGCCGGGGCCGGCTTTGTCCTCGAGGGCAAGGCATGCCCCAGACCACCTACGACCCCGACCGGCTCAAGCGCCCCCTGATCCGGGTGGAGGGAAGCCGGCGGGGAGAGGGCAAGTACCGGGTAGCCACCTGGGAGGAAGCCCTGGACCACGTGGCAGAAAGGATGCTAAAGATCAAAGAGGAATACGGCCCCGAGGCCATCGCCTTCTTTGGCCACGGCACCGGGGATTCTTGGTTCGTGGACTTCCTTCCCGCCGCCTGGGGCAGCCCCAACGCCGCCAAGCCCTCAGTGGCCATCTGCACCGCCCCCCGGGAGGTGGCCTCCCAGTGGATCTTTGGCCGGCCCATCGGCGGGCATGAACCCATCGACTGGGAAAACGCCCGCTACATCGTCCTCATCGGCCACCATATAGGGGAGGATACCCACAACACCCAGCTCCAGGACTTCGCCTTAGCCCTGAAACGGGGAGCCAAGGTGGTGGTGGTGGACCCCCGCTTCTCCACCGCTGCCGCCAAGGCCCATCTCTGGCTTCCCATCAAGCCGGGCACCGACACCGCCTTGCTCCTGGCCTGGATCCACGTCCTCATCTACGAGGATCTCTACGACAAGGAGTACGTGGCCAAGTACACCACGGGCTTCGAGGAACTCCAGGCCCACGTGAGGGACTTTACCCCCGAGTGGGCGGAAAAGCACACGGAGATCCCCGCCGAAACCATCCGCCAGGTGGCCCGGGAGATGGCGGCCCACAAGCCCCAGGCAGTCCTGCCCCCCACCCGGCACACCGTCTGGTACGGGGACGACACCTACCGGATGATGGCCCTCTACTACGTGAACGTCCTCCTGGGCAACTACGGGCGCAAAGGAGGGTTTTACATCGCCCAAAACCCCTACCTGGAGAAGTACCCCACCCCACCCCTTCCCCTGGAGCCCGCAGCGGGAGGCTGCTCCGGTCCCGCCGGCGGGGACCACGAGCCAGAGGGGTTCCGGCCCCGAGCCGACAAGGGCAAGTTCTTCGCCCGCACCACCGCCATCCAGGAGCTCATCGAGCCCATGATCACCGGCGAGCCCTACCCCATCAAGGGGCTCATCGCCTACGGCATCAATCTCTTCCACTCCATCCCCAACGTGCCCAGGACCAAGGAGGCCCTGAGAAACCTGGACCTCTACGTGGCCATCGACGTGCTACCCCAGGAGCACGTGATGTGGGCCGACGTGATCCTGCCCGAGGCCACTTATCTGGAGCGCTACGACGACCTGGTGGCCGTAGCCCACAAGACCCCCTTCATCCAGCTCAGGGTTCCCGCCCACGAACCCCTCTTCGACACCAAGCCCGGTTGGTGGATCGCCAGGGAGCTGGGGATCCGCCTGGGCCTGGGCGAGTTCTTCCCCTGGCAGACCATAGAGGAGTACCTGGACACCCGCCTCCAAAGCATCGGCCTTGACCTGGAAACCCTAAAGGGCATGGGCACCCTGGTGCAAAAGGGCAAGCCCTGGCTGGAGGATTGGGAAAAGGAAGGCCGGCTTCCCTTCGGCACCGCCTCGGGGAAGATCGAACTCTACTGCCAGGCCTTCAAGGCGGCGGGCCACCCCCCCTTGCCCGTCTTCACCCCCCCCGAAGAGCCGCCCCCTGGCTTCTACCGCCTCCTTTACGGCCGAAGCCCGGTGCACACCTTTGCCCGGACCCAAAACAACTGGGTCCTCATGGAGATGGACCCGGAAAACGAGGTCTGGATCCATCGGGAGGAAGCCCAAAAGCTTGGTCTGAAGGACGGGGACTACGTGGTCCTGGAAAACCAGGACGGGGTAAGGGAAGGCCCGGTACGGCTCAAAGCCACGGAGAGGATCCGGAAGGATTGCGTATATCTGGTCCACGGCTTTGGCCACAAGGCCCCCCTCATGCGGGTAGCCCACGGCCGCGGAGCCTCCGACAACTACCTGCAAACCCGGTACAAGCTGGACCCCATCTCCGGAGGGGCAGGCCTCAGGATCAACTTCGTCAGGCTAGAGAAGGCGGAAAAGCCCCGGTTGCCTAGCCTGAGCTCCCTGGCCAAGCGCCCCTTTGACGAAAGGAGGATGTGA
- the gcvT gene encoding glycine cleavage system aminomethyltransferase GcvT: MKKTPLYPAHLRHGGRMVEFAGYALPLQYTSIVEEHLAVRRGAGLFDVSHMGEFLIRGVEALAFLQWATANDAAKLKVGRAQYSMLPNPRGGVVDDIYLYRIAEEEYLMVVNAANIAKDWAHLKELSRGYSVELTDLSEETALLALQGPQAASLLQGLTEADLSLTKKNQVFGARVAGRPARLARTGYTGEDGFELFLAPEDAEAVFEALLEAGATPAGLGARDTLRLEAGFPLYGHELTEDTNPLCTPWAWVVKREKDFLGKEAMLAAPCAEKLIGLVLETGIPREGYRVYSGDREVGRVTSGGYSPLLEKGIALAYVEKEAAEPFLVEVRGRKVGASLSPLPFVPLK; encoded by the coding sequence ATGAAGAAGACCCCGCTTTACCCAGCCCACCTGCGCCACGGGGGGCGCATGGTGGAGTTTGCCGGCTACGCCCTTCCCCTGCAGTACACCTCCATCGTGGAGGAGCACCTGGCGGTGCGCCGGGGGGCGGGGCTTTTCGACGTGAGCCACATGGGGGAGTTCCTGATCCGGGGTGTTGAGGCCCTTGCCTTCCTCCAGTGGGCCACGGCCAACGATGCCGCCAAGCTCAAGGTGGGCCGGGCCCAGTACTCCATGCTCCCCAACCCTCGAGGGGGGGTGGTGGACGACATCTACCTGTACCGGATCGCCGAGGAGGAGTACCTCATGGTGGTCAACGCCGCCAACATCGCCAAGGACTGGGCCCACCTTAAGGAGCTCTCCCGAGGCTATTCCGTGGAGCTCACCGACCTCTCGGAGGAAACCGCCCTCTTGGCCTTGCAGGGTCCCCAGGCGGCCTCCCTCCTCCAGGGCTTGACCGAGGCGGATCTTTCCCTAACGAAAAAGAACCAGGTGTTTGGCGCCCGGGTGGCCGGCAGGCCTGCCCGTTTGGCCCGCACGGGGTATACGGGGGAGGATGGCTTTGAGCTCTTTCTGGCCCCCGAGGATGCCGAGGCCGTCTTTGAGGCCCTTCTAGAGGCGGGGGCGACCCCGGCGGGCCTGGGGGCCCGGGACACCCTGAGGCTGGAGGCGGGTTTCCCCCTCTATGGCCACGAGCTTACCGAGGACACCAATCCCCTTTGCACCCCCTGGGCCTGGGTGGTGAAGAGGGAGAAGGATTTCCTTGGCAAGGAGGCCATGCTGGCCGCACCCTGTGCCGAGAAGCTCATCGGCCTGGTGCTGGAGACGGGGATTCCCCGGGAGGGGTACAGGGTGTATTCCGGCGACCGGGAGGTGGGCCGGGTGACCAGCGGGGGTTACTCTCCCCTTTTGGAAAAGGGCATCGCCCTGGCCTATGTGGAAAAGGAGGCGGCGGAGCCCTTCCTCGTGGAGGTTCGGGGGCGCAAGGTGGGGGCTTCCCTTAGCCCATTGCCCTTTGTGCCGCTAAAATAG
- a CDS encoding rhodanese-like domain-containing protein: protein MRKLAWFGLLLVLPVLAQATTTFSALTVREVGNFLATLPADFYGIQPAAAKQMMDTLDVFILDVREPAEFKDGRIPGAVNIPIRELPKRLGEIPKGKPIIIYCGIGHRGAMGLVYLRGQGYNVKSILGGFKAWTGANLPVEK, encoded by the coding sequence ATGAGGAAACTGGCTTGGTTTGGGCTTCTCCTGGTGCTTCCGGTCTTGGCGCAGGCCACCACCACCTTCTCCGCCCTCACGGTGCGGGAGGTGGGGAACTTCCTGGCCACCTTGCCGGCGGACTTCTACGGCATCCAGCCCGCCGCCGCCAAGCAGATGATGGACACCCTGGACGTCTTCATCCTGGATGTGCGGGAGCCCGCGGAGTTCAAGGATGGCCGTATCCCCGGTGCGGTCAACATCCCCATTCGGGAGCTGCCCAAGCGCCTTGGTGAAATCCCCAAGGGCAAGCCCATCATCATCTACTGCGGCATCGGCCACCGGGGTGCCATGGGGCTGGTCTACCTGCGGGGCCAGGGGTACAACGTGAAAAGCATCCTGGGAGGCTTCAAGGCCTGGACCGGTGCCAACCTGCCGGTGGAAAAGTAG
- a CDS encoding 4Fe-4S dicluster domain-containing protein, translating into MPRYAMAIDLSLCVGCAACAVACKMENEVPPGVFNLWIRERELGTYPDLVVEFRPEQCLHCENPPCVPVCPTGASYQTPEGLVLVDPRKCIACGACIAACPYDARYLHPGGYVSKCTFCAHRIEQGRLPACVETCPTLCRTFGDLEDPESPVSKALREAERVDVLRPELGTRPKLFYLNAPSKKGLTREREVHHD; encoded by the coding sequence ATGCCCCGGTACGCCATGGCCATCGACCTTAGCCTCTGCGTGGGCTGTGCCGCCTGCGCCGTGGCCTGCAAGATGGAAAACGAGGTCCCCCCAGGGGTCTTTAACCTCTGGATCCGGGAGCGGGAACTGGGTACCTACCCGGACCTAGTGGTGGAGTTCCGCCCCGAACAGTGCCTGCACTGCGAAAACCCCCCTTGCGTACCCGTTTGCCCCACGGGGGCCAGTTACCAAACCCCAGAGGGCCTGGTCCTGGTGGATCCGAGAAAGTGCATCGCCTGCGGGGCCTGCATCGCCGCCTGCCCCTACGATGCCCGTTACCTGCACCCCGGCGGCTACGTGAGCAAGTGCACCTTCTGCGCTCACCGCATCGAGCAAGGCCGGCTTCCCGCCTGCGTGGAAACCTGCCCCACCCTCTGCCGCACCTTCGGGGATCTGGAGGATCCGGAAAGCCCGGTGTCCAAGGCCCTAAGGGAGGCTGAGCGGGTGGACGTGCTGAGGCCCGAGCTCGGCACCAGGCCCAAGCTCTTTTACCTGAACGCCCCTTCCAAGAAGGGGCTCACCCGGGAACGGGAGGTGCACCATGACTGA
- a CDS encoding DNA double-strand break repair nuclease NurA, giving the protein MAWRLYALELSHLEGPGSGEALSGATVWGAEEGHPASFHPLEEPWEARRARPVPWPEPLYFVDGRERVEALISDGRRLVLLGCVAAGAVVFAQGAMRLLEPRVRRVGVGLEEALHLGDLVYEPLPLEGSKGPEDLLTALQEGLRRARAHLEEGLAGTLTGGLLVVDGPVRLRREGPVLGYIKTHWAHYLPEDKEALLPLLKPGERTPMFRVRREGQELASWYLRLPLPPEGVRPPESGLLRVETPLQGDLGALADLSLSLFPALASHPVKDPRAPQNLLPVGGLERELARRMGSREVVARILARHLGGG; this is encoded by the coding sequence ATGGCCTGGCGGCTTTACGCCCTGGAGCTTTCCCACCTCGAGGGCCCGGGGAGTGGGGAAGCCCTCTCTGGGGCCACGGTTTGGGGCGCAGAGGAGGGCCACCCCGCCAGCTTCCATCCCCTGGAGGAGCCATGGGAGGCGAGAAGGGCCCGTCCCGTGCCCTGGCCCGAACCCCTTTACTTCGTGGACGGAAGGGAGCGGGTGGAGGCCCTCATTTCCGATGGCAGGAGGCTTGTGCTCCTGGGGTGTGTGGCCGCTGGGGCGGTGGTGTTTGCCCAGGGGGCCATGCGCCTTCTGGAGCCCAGGGTGCGCCGGGTGGGGGTGGGGTTGGAGGAGGCCTTGCACCTGGGGGATCTGGTGTACGAACCCCTGCCCCTGGAGGGGTCTAAAGGCCCGGAGGATCTCCTCACGGCCCTCCAGGAGGGCTTGCGGAGGGCCAGGGCCCACCTGGAGGAGGGGCTGGCGGGGACCCTCACGGGAGGCCTTCTCGTGGTGGATGGCCCCGTGCGCCTAAGGCGCGAAGGCCCGGTTTTGGGGTACATCAAGACCCACTGGGCCCACTACCTTCCCGAGGACAAGGAGGCCCTTTTGCCCCTCCTGAAGCCCGGGGAGCGCACCCCCATGTTTAGGGTGCGCCGGGAGGGACAGGAACTGGCCAGCTGGTATCTGCGCCTGCCCCTTCCCCCGGAGGGGGTGCGGCCGCCGGAAAGCGGGCTCCTACGGGTGGAAACCCCCCTGCAGGGGGATTTGGGCGCCCTGGCGGACCTATCCTTGAGCCTGTTTCCCGCCTTGGCCTCCCACCCGGTGAAGGACCCCAGGGCCCCGCAGAACCTTTTGCCCGTGGGGGGGCTTGAGCGGGAGTTGGCCCGGAGGATGGGGAGCCGGGAAGTGGTGGCCCGCATCCTGGCCCGGCATCTGGGAGGTGGTTGA
- the gcvH gene encoding glycine cleavage system protein GcvH, producing the protein MDIPKDRFYTKTHEWALPEGDTVLVGITDYAQDALGDVVYVELPEVGRKVEKGEAVAVVESVKTASDIYAPVSGEVVEVNAALEKTPELINQDPYGEGWILRIRPLDMGHLDDLLDAAGYQEVLEREG; encoded by the coding sequence ATGGACATACCCAAGGACCGCTTTTACACCAAGACCCACGAGTGGGCCCTGCCCGAAGGGGACACGGTTTTGGTGGGCATCACCGACTACGCCCAGGATGCCCTGGGGGACGTGGTGTACGTGGAGTTACCCGAGGTGGGGCGCAAGGTGGAGAAGGGCGAGGCGGTGGCCGTGGTGGAGAGCGTGAAGACCGCCTCCGATATCTATGCCCCGGTGTCGGGTGAGGTGGTGGAGGTGAACGCCGCTTTGGAGAAGACCCCGGAGCTCATCAACCAGGACCCCTATGGGGAGGGCTGGATCCTCCGCATCCGCCCCTTGGACATGGGGCACCTGGATGACCTGCTGGATGCGGCCGGCTACCAGGAGGTCTTGGAGAGGGAAGGGTAA
- the gcvPB gene encoding aminomethyl-transferring glycine dehydrogenase subunit GcvPB, whose translation MSYPLIFERSRRGRRGLRLVRETPEATRYIPEEFLRKAPPRLPEVDELTLVRHYTGLSRRQVGVDTTFYPLGSCTMKYNPKLHEEAVRLFAHLHPYQDPRTAQGALELMWQLGEYLKALTGMDAITLEPAAGAHGELTGILIIRAYHEDRGEGKKRRLVLVPDSAHGSNPATASMAGYQVREVPSGTDGEVDLEALKRELGPHVAAIMLTNPNTLGLFERRILEISRLSKEAGVQLYYDGANLNAIMGWARPGDMGFDVVHLNLHKTFTVPHGGGGPGSGPVGVKAHLAPYLPVPTVERGEEGFYLNFDLPKSIGRVRSFHGNFLALVRAWAYIRTLGLEGLKKAAALSVLNARYLKELLKEKGYRVPYDGPCMHEFVAQPPQGFRALDLAKGLLELGFHPPTVYFPLIVKEALMIEPTETEAKETLEAFAEAMGELLQRPKEWLEGAPYTTPVRRLDEVRANKHPKLTYFDGD comes from the coding sequence ATGAGCTACCCCTTGATTTTCGAACGAAGCCGCCGGGGAAGGCGGGGCCTCAGGCTGGTAAGGGAGACGCCGGAAGCCACCCGCTACATCCCGGAGGAGTTCCTGCGCAAGGCCCCACCCCGGCTTCCCGAGGTGGACGAGCTCACCCTGGTGCGCCATTACACGGGGCTTTCCCGCCGCCAGGTGGGGGTGGATACCACCTTCTATCCCTTGGGCAGCTGCACCATGAAGTACAACCCCAAGCTCCACGAGGAGGCGGTGCGGCTTTTCGCCCATCTGCACCCCTACCAGGACCCCAGGACCGCGCAAGGGGCCCTGGAGCTCATGTGGCAGCTGGGGGAGTACCTGAAGGCCCTCACGGGCATGGACGCCATCACCCTGGAGCCCGCCGCCGGGGCCCACGGGGAGCTCACCGGGATCCTCATCATCCGCGCCTACCACGAGGACCGGGGGGAGGGGAAGAAGAGGCGGCTGGTTTTGGTGCCGGATTCCGCCCACGGTTCCAACCCCGCCACCGCCAGCATGGCGGGCTACCAGGTGAGGGAGGTGCCCTCGGGAACGGATGGGGAGGTGGACCTCGAGGCCCTGAAGCGGGAGCTTGGCCCCCATGTGGCCGCCATCATGCTCACCAACCCCAACACCCTAGGCCTCTTTGAAAGGCGGATCCTGGAGATCTCCCGCCTGAGCAAGGAGGCGGGGGTGCAGCTTTACTACGACGGGGCCAACCTGAACGCCATCATGGGCTGGGCCCGGCCGGGGGACATGGGCTTTGACGTGGTGCACCTCAACCTGCATAAGACCTTCACCGTGCCCCACGGGGGGGGCGGGCCGGGCTCGGGGCCCGTGGGGGTGAAGGCCCATCTGGCCCCCTATCTCCCCGTACCCACGGTGGAGAGGGGGGAGGAAGGCTTCTACCTGAACTTTGACCTCCCCAAGAGCATCGGCCGGGTGCGCAGCTTCCACGGCAACTTCCTGGCCTTGGTGCGGGCCTGGGCATACATCCGCACCCTGGGCCTGGAGGGGCTGAAGAAGGCCGCGGCCCTTTCCGTGCTCAACGCCCGTTACCTGAAGGAGCTTCTAAAGGAAAAGGGTTACCGCGTCCCCTATGACGGGCCCTGCATGCACGAGTTCGTGGCCCAGCCCCCCCAGGGTTTCCGGGCCCTGGACCTGGCCAAGGGGCTTTTGGAGCTGGGCTTCCACCCGCCCACGGTGTACTTCCCTCTCATCGTTAAGGAGGCCCTGATGATCGAGCCCACGGAGACCGAGGCCAAGGAGACCCTCGAGGCCTTCGCCGAGGCCATGGGGGAGCTGTTGCAACGGCCCAAGGAGTGGCTGGAGGGGGCCCCCTACACCACCCCTGTGCGCAGGCTGGACGAGGTGCGGGCCAACAAGCACCCCAAGCTCACCTACTTTGACGGGGATTAA
- a CDS encoding ATP-binding protein codes for MERIGVVLGRREATPLEFWVGVEGEGLLRLDDLVVVEGFHPKVGKVRYFGMVDLVAKAHEGERFDTDVFLAVGGKIPVSLAYVAHVSVTRIVPEEFFPPDPGSPVYLARGEDLGLALYYDAMKNQRGSTRLPVGFLKNGEVAYLNLEFLNGVKGGHVNISGISGVAAKTSYATFLLKSLLESGVLEEAHQARVLLFNVKGEDLLFLDKPNLRLSEEAKEEYHRLGPPPTPFGSVRFLAPPKKGGEGILPDVETRLEGVKAYHWDLVQFAKKGLLPFLFTDKGALTNLGFLVAQVTEKLRRLAEGQKGPHLLVADWPAGELPEEVTFDDLGRVRLKSFPDLVRYLEYKLLGPETGEGEGDKTWTARQARGTLEAFIRRLRSSVENVGHLVRGDRKGNPPDPLEGGEQVHVVDLAKLSPQAQMFVVGSLLSDLFAKKERGQYRGRVFVVLDELNKYAPRDEESPIKDVLLDIAERGRSLGVILIGAQQTASEVERRVVGNAAIRVVGRLDAAEAERPEYRYLPTSFRQRALILPQGMVILHQPEIPVPLLVRFPFPAWATKREEVLEDNSAEALRREFF; via the coding sequence ATGGAGCGTATCGGTGTGGTCTTGGGCAGGCGGGAGGCCACCCCCTTGGAGTTCTGGGTGGGGGTGGAGGGGGAGGGCCTGCTGCGCCTGGACGATCTGGTGGTGGTGGAGGGTTTCCACCCCAAGGTGGGCAAGGTCCGCTACTTCGGCATGGTGGACCTGGTGGCCAAGGCCCACGAGGGGGAAAGATTTGACACGGACGTCTTCTTGGCGGTGGGGGGGAAGATCCCCGTGAGCCTGGCCTACGTGGCCCACGTGAGCGTGACCCGCATCGTGCCCGAGGAGTTTTTCCCCCCTGATCCCGGTTCCCCCGTGTACCTGGCCCGGGGGGAGGACCTGGGGCTTGCCCTTTACTACGATGCCATGAAAAACCAAAGGGGAAGCACCAGGCTCCCCGTGGGGTTTTTGAAGAACGGGGAGGTGGCCTACCTCAACCTGGAGTTCCTGAACGGGGTGAAGGGGGGGCACGTGAACATCTCGGGCATCAGCGGGGTGGCGGCCAAGACCAGCTACGCCACCTTTCTCCTGAAGAGCCTGTTGGAAAGCGGGGTCCTCGAGGAGGCCCACCAGGCGCGGGTGCTCCTTTTCAACGTGAAAGGGGAGGACCTCCTCTTCCTGGACAAGCCCAACCTGCGGCTTTCCGAGGAGGCCAAGGAGGAGTACCACCGCCTGGGCCCTCCCCCCACCCCCTTTGGCAGCGTGCGCTTCCTGGCCCCGCCCAAGAAGGGAGGGGAGGGGATCCTCCCTGATGTGGAAACCCGCCTGGAGGGGGTAAAGGCCTACCACTGGGACCTGGTGCAGTTTGCAAAGAAGGGGCTTCTGCCCTTCCTCTTCACCGACAAGGGGGCCCTCACCAACCTGGGCTTCCTGGTGGCCCAGGTGACGGAGAAGTTGAGGCGGCTTGCGGAGGGGCAGAAGGGGCCCCACCTCCTGGTGGCGGACTGGCCCGCAGGGGAGCTTCCCGAAGAGGTCACCTTTGACGACCTGGGCAGGGTGCGATTGAAAAGCTTCCCCGACCTGGTGCGCTACCTGGAGTACAAGCTTTTGGGTCCAGAGACGGGGGAAGGGGAGGGGGATAAGACCTGGACCGCCCGCCAGGCCCGGGGGACCCTGGAGGCCTTCATCCGGCGCCTGCGCTCCAGCGTGGAGAACGTGGGCCACCTGGTCCGAGGGGACCGCAAGGGCAACCCCCCGGACCCCCTGGAAGGGGGGGAACAGGTCCACGTGGTGGACCTGGCCAAGCTCTCCCCCCAGGCCCAGATGTTCGTGGTGGGGAGCCTCCTTTCCGACCTCTTCGCCAAGAAGGAGCGGGGCCAGTACCGGGGCCGGGTCTTCGTGGTGCTGGATGAGCTCAACAAGTACGCCCCCCGGGACGAGGAGAGCCCCATCAAGGACGTGCTCCTGGACATCGCTGAACGGGGCCGCTCCCTGGGGGTGATCCTCATCGGGGCCCAGCAGACCGCCAGCGAGGTGGAGCGGAGGGTGGTGGGCAACGCCGCCATCCGGGTGGTGGGAAGGCTGGATGCCGCCGAGGCCGAGCGGCCCGAGTACCGCTACCTCCCCACCTCCTTCCGGCAGCGGGCCCTGATCCTGCCCCAGGGGATGGTGATCCTGCACCAGCCGGAGATCCCCGTGCCCCTATTGGTGCGCTTCCCCTTCCCCGCCTGGGCCACCAAGCGGGAGGAGGTCCTCGAGGACAACTCCGCCGAGGCCTTGAGGAGGGAGTTCTTCTAG
- the gcvPA gene encoding aminomethyl-transferring glycine dehydrogenase subunit GcvPA gives MDYTPHTEEEIQAMLERVGAGSLEDLYRHLPQEILNPEISLPEPLPEWAVLEELRRLAGKNQPAFKAFLGGGVRSHHTPPVVQALASRGEFLTAYTPYQPEVSQGVLQATFEYQTMVAELAGLEVANASMYDGASALAEGVLLALRETGRMRVLVSQGVHPEYRQVLRSYLEAVGAELFTLPLEGGRTPLGEVPEGTGAVVAQHPNYLGALEDLAPWVERAHGAGALFVVVADPLSLGVLEPPGAYGADIAVGDGQSLGLPMGFGGPHFGYLATRKAFVRQVPGRLVSETVDAEGKRGYILTLQAREQYIRRAKAKSNITTNAQLTALMGAMYLAALGPLGLKEVALRGVAMAHRLWELLLEIPGVEPFTPKPFFNEFALRLPKDPHAVREALAARGFHAATPVPREYGENLALFAATELHQEEDLLALKEAMWEVLA, from the coding sequence ATGGACTACACGCCCCATACCGAGGAAGAGATCCAGGCCATGCTGGAACGGGTGGGGGCCGGGAGCCTCGAGGACCTCTACCGGCACCTGCCCCAGGAGATCCTAAACCCCGAGATCTCCCTGCCCGAGCCCTTGCCGGAGTGGGCGGTGCTGGAGGAGCTTAGGCGGCTTGCGGGGAAAAACCAGCCTGCCTTCAAGGCCTTTTTGGGGGGTGGGGTTCGTAGCCACCACACCCCGCCCGTGGTCCAGGCCCTGGCGAGCCGGGGCGAGTTCTTGACCGCCTACACCCCTTACCAGCCGGAGGTGAGCCAGGGGGTTTTGCAGGCTACCTTTGAGTACCAGACCATGGTAGCGGAGCTTGCGGGCCTCGAGGTGGCCAACGCCTCCATGTACGACGGGGCCAGCGCCTTAGCGGAGGGGGTCCTTTTGGCCCTGAGGGAAACGGGAAGGATGCGGGTCCTGGTCTCCCAGGGGGTGCACCCGGAGTACCGGCAGGTGCTCAGGAGCTACCTGGAGGCGGTGGGGGCAGAGCTTTTCACCCTGCCCCTGGAGGGGGGGAGGACTCCTTTAGGGGAGGTGCCCGAGGGCACGGGGGCCGTGGTGGCCCAGCACCCCAACTACCTGGGGGCCTTGGAGGACCTCGCCCCCTGGGTTGAGCGGGCCCATGGGGCGGGGGCGCTTTTCGTGGTGGTGGCCGATCCCCTTTCCCTGGGGGTTTTGGAGCCCCCAGGGGCCTACGGGGCGGATATCGCCGTGGGGGACGGCCAGAGCTTGGGCCTGCCCATGGGGTTTGGCGGGCCCCACTTTGGGTACCTGGCCACGAGAAAGGCCTTCGTGCGCCAGGTGCCCGGGCGGCTGGTTTCGGAAACCGTGGACGCCGAGGGGAAGCGGGGGTATATCCTCACCCTCCAAGCCCGGGAGCAGTACATCCGCCGGGCCAAGGCCAAGAGCAACATCACCACCAACGCCCAGCTCACCGCCCTCATGGGGGCCATGTACCTGGCGGCCTTGGGGCCTTTGGGGCTTAAGGAGGTGGCCCTGAGGGGTGTGGCCATGGCCCATCGCCTCTGGGAGCTTCTTCTGGAGATACCAGGGGTGGAGCCCTTTACCCCAAAGCCCTTCTTCAACGAGTTTGCCCTCAGGCTCCCCAAAGACCCCCACGCGGTGCGGGAGGCTTTGGCGGCCAGGGGCTTCCACGCCGCCACCCCGGTGCCCAGGGAGTACGGAGAGAACCTGGCCCTGTTCGCCGCCACAGAGCTCCACCAGGAGGAGGATCTTCTGGCCCTTAAGGAGGCCATGTGGGAGGTGTTGGCATGA